The Sediminispirochaeta smaragdinae DSM 11293 genome has a segment encoding these proteins:
- a CDS encoding ABC transporter permease: MVKVMDKQRRGQGDLLTLSTIAYRNIWRNGRRTILCIIAVAVAVFFNIFMQAWISGMIEGIEEAVRTYETGHVNVVSNLFEEEREYYPVQYPIVDGKSATELSAEIEALPGVKAALPRITTYASLFDSTVKHALLWGVDIQRERAVNVFNLTDRDDGLIEGRFPKAGSNECAVGFEFARKAGVKIGDPIPLKTVSAQFSDKYWRPVITGIFTFDYRKFDEDVILVPIDRLQRILVLGEATQQMFIYAENADDAPRLRDEVAKILGPGQTVREWGDNYWVAYMRQTSFLYVIVFLVFQIVASFLIINTVLMVIHERIKEIGMMGALGMTRREIVTVFFLEAVFLSVLGSAVGMFFGGVATWIGSLFPLDMDTFTGGGMKEFPVSGTIFITFSPKILMEGFVFGILVSSLCTLIPSLKSAFIEPVEALRR; the protein is encoded by the coding sequence ATGGTTAAGGTCATGGATAAACAGCGGCGGGGGCAGGGTGATCTTCTCACCCTATCGACCATAGCGTATCGTAATATTTGGCGAAACGGTAGAAGGACAATCCTTTGTATTATCGCCGTCGCCGTTGCCGTCTTTTTTAATATTTTCATGCAGGCCTGGATTTCCGGGATGATAGAGGGGATAGAGGAGGCTGTAAGGACCTATGAAACAGGCCATGTCAATGTAGTTAGCAACCTGTTTGAAGAGGAACGGGAATACTATCCGGTTCAGTATCCCATTGTCGACGGGAAGAGTGCCACCGAACTCTCTGCCGAGATCGAGGCTCTTCCCGGTGTAAAGGCAGCCTTGCCGAGAATTACCACGTATGCCTCGCTTTTCGACAGTACGGTAAAACACGCCTTGCTTTGGGGTGTTGATATACAGCGGGAGCGTGCGGTAAATGTTTTTAATTTGACCGATCGTGACGATGGTTTGATTGAAGGCCGTTTTCCCAAGGCCGGGAGTAACGAATGCGCCGTGGGGTTTGAATTTGCACGGAAGGCCGGGGTGAAGATCGGGGACCCCATACCTTTGAAAACAGTGTCTGCACAGTTTTCCGATAAATACTGGCGACCTGTGATAACAGGAATATTTACCTTCGATTATCGAAAATTCGACGAAGATGTTATTCTCGTCCCCATTGATCGCCTCCAACGCATCCTGGTTCTGGGGGAGGCTACCCAACAGATGTTCATCTATGCCGAAAATGCCGATGACGCTCCCCGTTTACGGGATGAAGTTGCGAAGATTCTAGGGCCGGGGCAAACGGTCCGCGAGTGGGGGGATAACTACTGGGTTGCTTATATGCGGCAAACCTCTTTTCTGTATGTCATTGTCTTTCTTGTTTTTCAAATTGTCGCCAGTTTTCTGATTATCAACACCGTTCTGATGGTCATTCATGAGCGTATTAAGGAAATCGGTATGATGGGGGCCTTGGGGATGACTCGCAGGGAGATCGTTACCGTCTTCTTTCTGGAAGCGGTCTTTCTGAGCGTTTTGGGATCGGCCGTCGGCATGTTCTTCGGCGGGGTAGCGACATGGATAGGCTCTCTATTTCCTCTGGACATGGATACCTTTACCGGAGGCGGCATGAAGGAATTTCCCGTCTCAGGTACCATTTTTATCACCTTCTCCCCGAAAATTCTCATGGAAGGGTTTGTCTTCGGGATCCTTGTCTCTTCCCTTTGTACATTGATTCCTTCGTTGAAAAGTGCCTTCATTGAACCGGTAGAGGCCCTTCGGCGATGA
- a CDS encoding ABC transporter ATP-binding protein, giving the protein MEDGVKAVDIQGLHFSYRGNPEVEAVDGIDLSIERGEFVVVMGPSGAGKSTLANSLNGLIPGFLKGTYKGQVLVNGKPVKGNSVSSMARTVGLVFQDFEAQLFSTNVNLEIAFGPENFAVERTEIIKRIEKVLHTVNLQGFEERQPSTLSGGQKQRLAIGSVLATFPDIICMDEPTTDLDPVGKLGIFQIARELHASSDFTLIIIEHETEEALNADRLVLMKDGKILKEGKPDQLLRDVAFTDDIGIMSLQIPKFFHELLHIEGERLPITPEEGKAFFNERGLRIEDRAYQALLAGEKERRDTYGDPVVRVEGLSHVYPNGNKAVSDVDLEIREGEFVALLGHNGSGKTTLVKHLNGLLLPSEGEVAVYGKNTKEHSIFEIGKEIGYVFQNPDHQIFSDTVYDEVAFSPKIRGCGEEEVRRRVGEALESVELTGYEEADPFSLSKGERQRVAVASVLSARPKSIILDEPTTGLDFKEQRRMMELIRKLNEAGHTIIMITHTMWVVAEYAHRVAVIKDGRLLMDGPTREVFAREGELTASYLKTPHIVSLSNLLGKTLLSINEMKLCTGGM; this is encoded by the coding sequence ATGGAAGATGGGGTAAAGGCTGTCGATATTCAGGGCTTGCATTTCAGCTACCGGGGGAATCCCGAGGTTGAGGCTGTGGACGGCATCGATTTGAGTATCGAACGGGGAGAGTTTGTTGTTGTTATGGGACCAAGCGGGGCCGGTAAGTCGACCCTGGCAAATAGTTTGAACGGTCTTATCCCCGGTTTTCTGAAAGGAACGTACAAAGGGCAGGTCTTAGTGAATGGAAAGCCGGTAAAGGGAAATAGCGTCAGCTCTATGGCACGTACAGTCGGATTGGTTTTTCAGGATTTCGAGGCCCAGCTTTTTTCCACAAACGTCAATCTCGAGATAGCCTTCGGACCGGAAAACTTTGCGGTTGAGCGGACCGAGATCATAAAGAGAATCGAGAAGGTCTTACATACCGTTAACCTTCAAGGTTTTGAGGAGCGACAACCATCAACCCTCTCAGGAGGACAGAAACAACGCTTGGCGATCGGCTCGGTCCTCGCCACCTTTCCTGACATCATCTGCATGGACGAACCGACCACTGATCTTGATCCCGTGGGTAAACTGGGAATTTTCCAGATAGCACGGGAGCTTCATGCAAGCAGTGATTTTACCCTTATCATCATAGAACACGAGACCGAAGAGGCGCTGAATGCAGACCGCCTTGTCCTCATGAAGGATGGGAAGATCCTTAAAGAGGGAAAGCCGGATCAGCTACTTCGCGATGTGGCTTTTACCGATGATATCGGCATCATGAGCCTTCAGATCCCGAAGTTTTTTCATGAACTTCTCCATATCGAAGGGGAGCGGCTTCCCATCACCCCTGAGGAAGGGAAGGCTTTTTTTAACGAGCGGGGACTGCGGATTGAAGATCGAGCCTATCAAGCCCTCTTGGCCGGTGAGAAGGAGCGCCGGGATACCTATGGTGATCCCGTGGTCAGGGTCGAGGGGCTCTCTCATGTCTATCCCAACGGAAACAAGGCTGTCAGTGACGTCGACCTTGAGATTCGCGAGGGAGAGTTCGTTGCCTTGCTTGGCCACAACGGCAGCGGCAAGACCACCCTGGTAAAACATCTAAACGGACTTTTGCTTCCCTCCGAAGGAGAGGTCGCCGTTTACGGAAAGAACACCAAAGAGCACTCCATCTTTGAGATCGGTAAGGAGATCGGTTATGTATTTCAGAATCCCGATCACCAGATTTTTTCGGACACGGTCTACGACGAGGTCGCTTTCAGTCCAAAGATCCGCGGCTGCGGAGAGGAGGAGGTGCGTCGTCGGGTGGGCGAGGCCTTGGAATCGGTGGAGTTGACCGGCTACGAAGAGGCCGATCCCTTTTCTTTAAGCAAGGGAGAGCGTCAACGGGTTGCCGTCGCCTCGGTCCTTTCGGCCAGGCCGAAGAGCATCATCCTTGATGAGCCGACGACCGGACTTGATTTCAAAGAGCAGCGCCGGATGATGGAACTGATCAGAAAGCTTAACGAGGCCGGTCATACCATAATCATGATTACCCACACCATGTGGGTGGTCGCCGAATACGCTCACAGGGTGGCGGTGATCAAGGATGGAAGGCTTTTGATGGATGGCCCGACGAGGGAGGTCTTTGCCAGGGAAGGAGAGCTTACCGCATCATATCTCAAGACACCTCACATCGTTTCCCTCTCCAATCTGTTGGGCAAGACATTGCTCTCCATCAATGAAATGAAGCTGTGTACAGGGGGGATGTAA
- a CDS encoding outer membrane lipoprotein-sorting protein: MQKYNSYGRFKIVPVVLLCAAVSSFFFLSPEVVEGEPTAAELLAQVDDNEVYDTITYTGEMIIEYQGRRYEKRFEAVAKENSDSFIEFVNQEDLGTKYLKRSGRLYVYSPDSEQVMLISGHLLKESMMGSDLSYEDTIENNKMSDRYDPTLIGSDTIDGHPAWVLDLAAKKASESYPRRKFWVDKENGDLLHAEFYALSGAKLKEYSLIRADVIHDRRFPVEFEMRDLLRKNSRTLFIMHDVVLDAPVNDSVFSMRNLER, from the coding sequence GTGCAAAAGTATAATAGCTACGGAAGATTCAAGATTGTGCCGGTGGTGCTGCTATGTGCTGCAGTCTCTTCTTTTTTCTTCTTATCCCCTGAGGTGGTGGAGGGCGAACCTACCGCCGCCGAGCTATTGGCACAAGTGGACGATAACGAGGTCTACGATACCATTACCTATACCGGCGAGATGATCATCGAATACCAGGGACGCCGCTATGAAAAACGCTTTGAGGCTGTGGCAAAGGAAAATTCGGACAGCTTCATCGAATTTGTCAATCAGGAAGATCTCGGCACGAAGTACCTTAAACGAAGCGGACGCCTCTATGTCTATTCTCCCGACAGCGAACAGGTTATGCTGATTTCCGGTCACCTGTTGAAGGAGTCGATGATGGGCTCTGATCTTTCCTATGAGGATACCATCGAAAATAATAAGATGTCCGACCGTTACGATCCGACCCTCATCGGGAGTGATACCATCGACGGACATCCCGCCTGGGTGCTCGACTTAGCTGCCAAGAAAGCGAGTGAGAGTTATCCTCGGCGAAAGTTTTGGGTCGACAAAGAAAACGGTGATCTTCTTCATGCCGAATTTTACGCCTTGTCGGGTGCGAAGCTGAAGGAGTATTCCCTAATCCGCGCGGATGTCATTCATGACCGTCGATTCCCCGTTGAGTTTGAGATGCGGGATTTGCTGCGTAAGAATAGTCGAACCCTTTTCATTATGCACGATGTGGTCCTGGATGCTCCGGTGAACGATTCGGTTTTCAGCATGCGGAATCTTGAAAGATGA
- a CDS encoding QueT transporter family protein, producing the protein MRDVFAMWKNTKMVVLVALSAGLYAALLIPFKGFVLIPGITEVRPGSALPVVLGLLFGPAGAWGSAIGNLIGDFFGSLGIGSISGFVGNFMFAYVPYKLWINLGLAPSGEYTPDLKSGRKVVTYVVVAILGAAACALPIAWFLDVLGMVPFAALGSIITLNNSIPSIVLGIPILLILYPRIVKWDLLWTDLMDEEDIPVAGKLSRIGAVIMVISILVGLIGGFLAAFGVGQELLYGGFGAGGDVGSAGVVLIGGIGTAGLIISSFLQNYPKKES; encoded by the coding sequence ATGAGAGATGTGTTTGCCATGTGGAAAAACACCAAAATGGTTGTTCTTGTGGCACTGAGTGCCGGCCTGTATGCGGCCCTACTGATTCCGTTTAAGGGCTTTGTACTTATCCCCGGTATAACCGAGGTCAGACCTGGAAGCGCACTTCCCGTAGTTCTTGGCCTGCTTTTCGGTCCTGCCGGTGCCTGGGGATCTGCCATCGGAAACCTTATCGGAGACTTTTTCGGTTCTCTTGGAATCGGCAGTATCTCCGGCTTTGTGGGGAACTTCATGTTTGCTTATGTTCCCTATAAGCTGTGGATTAATCTTGGTCTTGCTCCCTCCGGCGAGTATACCCCGGATCTGAAATCCGGAAGAAAGGTTGTTACGTATGTGGTCGTTGCCATTCTTGGCGCTGCAGCCTGTGCGCTTCCCATCGCCTGGTTTCTTGATGTCCTCGGTATGGTCCCGTTTGCGGCCCTCGGAAGTATCATTACCCTGAACAACAGCATCCCTTCGATCGTCCTTGGCATTCCCATCCTCTTGATCCTCTATCCCCGGATCGTGAAGTGGGACCTCCTCTGGACGGATCTCATGGACGAAGAGGATATTCCCGTTGCCGGAAAGCTTTCCAGGATCGGTGCCGTTATCATGGTTATCAGCATCCTTGTAGGGCTCATAGGCGGCTTTCTTGCAGCCTTTGGCGTAGGGCAAGAGCTACTCTATGGCGGTTTCGGTGCAGGAGGTGATGTGGGATCAGCCGGTGTTGTTCTCATAGGAGGTATCGGTACCGCCGGGTTGATTATTTCCTCCTTCCTGCAG
- a CDS encoding ABC transporter permease: protein MRFSISGTVASMALRNLARHRVKTVITALAVAVSVALYIFMDGWLLGMNLDSRRNIVSYEMGAAKIQTKTYFDKKDELPMYESFTGWQSIASALERSGYDAAPRFVFSGTLYSRTGSAPILFNAMDPKREDRLLRYTDFVDAGRFPRSGSFEIALGTMAAEKLHVGIPRRPSKNIWEDEVLAAARDEEERIFVQGLYTERFESGEARMALRDDVTQEEINHLWDILYASGRMDVRISTVIDMIAAPEKIREERFEEDLLPSLTAEDRQLIQSAYTRDPFVGDYLLSTDDSDLLDRVLKAMTAADYSGAIRHVNQLIDAVVVGIINSPNPKTNGNIAYIPLDALQGTGGLMLDGAVTELLIRASNARDFVLPGSFESPDTITSALAASLAEEGKRFPSELVVKGWEDYSADYFAASAGDHVSTRIMALFLFLLSFIGIANTMLMAVLERTKEIGMMRALGMTDGQLLFSYVLEAGLVGLIGASVGVLLGCLINIPMVHTGIDFSSLAKQMGGDFGYRITSQFRSAWNPKVIVGTAFIATLLSALMALPPTFRALRMPVTESLRFE from the coding sequence ATGAGGTTTTCCATCTCGGGAACCGTTGCCTCGATGGCATTACGGAATCTTGCACGGCATCGGGTCAAAACGGTTATTACCGCCCTTGCCGTGGCAGTAAGTGTCGCACTCTATATTTTCATGGATGGATGGCTGCTTGGGATGAACCTCGATTCACGTCGGAATATCGTCTCCTATGAGATGGGGGCGGCAAAGATCCAGACCAAGACCTATTTCGACAAGAAAGATGAACTTCCCATGTACGAAAGTTTTACCGGCTGGCAAAGCATAGCCTCGGCCCTGGAGCGCTCGGGCTATGACGCGGCCCCCCGTTTCGTATTCTCAGGTACCCTCTACTCCCGTACCGGTTCCGCTCCCATCCTCTTTAACGCCATGGATCCCAAACGAGAAGACAGGCTTTTGCGCTACACCGATTTTGTAGATGCCGGCCGTTTCCCTCGCTCCGGAAGCTTCGAAATTGCTCTCGGGACAATGGCTGCGGAAAAATTACATGTAGGTATTCCTCGGCGCCCTTCGAAGAATATTTGGGAGGATGAGGTGCTTGCTGCCGCCCGGGATGAAGAAGAGCGGATCTTTGTTCAGGGGCTCTATACCGAACGCTTTGAGTCCGGAGAGGCTCGTATGGCCCTTCGCGACGATGTAACACAAGAGGAGATCAATCACCTATGGGATATCCTGTATGCTTCGGGGCGGATGGATGTACGGATATCGACGGTTATCGACATGATTGCCGCTCCCGAAAAAATTCGTGAGGAGCGTTTTGAGGAGGATTTGCTGCCGTCCCTTACGGCTGAGGACCGTCAGTTGATACAATCGGCCTATACACGGGATCCCTTCGTTGGTGATTATCTTCTTTCCACGGACGATAGCGATCTTCTTGACCGGGTCCTAAAGGCGATGACTGCAGCCGACTATTCCGGTGCCATCCGCCATGTAAATCAGCTCATTGATGCGGTGGTCGTCGGCATTATCAATTCACCGAATCCGAAGACAAACGGAAATATAGCATATATCCCCCTCGATGCCCTTCAGGGAACAGGCGGACTCATGTTGGACGGCGCCGTGACCGAGCTCTTAATCCGGGCCTCGAATGCAAGGGATTTCGTTCTTCCTGGAAGCTTTGAGAGTCCAGATACGATTACGTCAGCCCTTGCAGCCTCGCTTGCCGAAGAGGGGAAACGGTTTCCTTCCGAGCTTGTCGTCAAGGGGTGGGAAGATTATTCCGCCGATTATTTTGCGGCTTCCGCCGGAGACCATGTCTCTACCCGCATCATGGCGCTTTTTCTCTTTCTTCTCTCGTTTATCGGCATTGCAAATACCATGCTGATGGCGGTGCTTGAACGGACAAAAGAGATTGGTATGATGCGGGCCCTCGGGATGACCGACGGTCAGCTCCTTTTCTCTTATGTGTTGGAGGCTGGCCTTGTCGGCCTTATCGGCGCCTCGGTGGGTGTGCTCTTGGGCTGCCTGATCAATATTCCCATGGTACATACCGGTATCGATTTTTCTTCCCTTGCAAAGCAGATGGGTGGTGATTTTGGATATCGTATTACCTCGCAGTTTCGGTCGGCATGGAACCCCAAGGTGATTGTGGGTACCGCTTTTATAGCAACGCTTCTTTCCGCCCTTATGGCCTTGCCTCCCACCTTCAGGGCTCTGCGGATGCCCGTCACCGAAAGCCTTCGTTTTGAGTGA
- a CDS encoding translation initiation factor eIF-2B alpha/beta/delta subunit family protein, with protein sequence MRHLSDYMPFILKKENIARIEGDEVLIGNRSLYPFEKSFFRCRETEDVAWAIEKMVTQGGGPVRAAMQAMLLLAKRMDEGRLPRDPARFAQAKERLEKTRPTNTTMARVLELMVSAIQESLGKGACCGERAGAFIATYESRYEERAFAMADIGSSLIDDGDGVLTMCFAETSFILTIALAMEQGKRIKVYTPETRPYLQGARLTAPCLEEIGADVTLITDNMPAYLMSQGKIQKYMTAVDIAVSDGWVANKIGTYQNAISAAFHGIPYFPFSGDPDMRKVGRDSIIIERRDPEEVKHLRGLATTTDTMKAYYPAFDIVPPHLIAGIITPKGLISPYLLKRVYGEGESAL encoded by the coding sequence ATGCGACATCTAAGCGATTATATGCCGTTTATTCTCAAGAAGGAGAACATCGCCCGGATCGAAGGGGATGAAGTTCTCATTGGAAACAGAAGCCTTTATCCCTTTGAAAAAAGTTTTTTCCGCTGCCGGGAAACGGAGGATGTTGCTTGGGCCATCGAAAAGATGGTTACCCAAGGAGGCGGCCCGGTTCGAGCGGCGATGCAGGCAATGTTGCTGCTTGCAAAGCGGATGGATGAGGGGCGCTTGCCCCGTGACCCTGCACGTTTTGCCCAGGCAAAAGAGCGTCTTGAAAAGACACGCCCGACCAATACGACCATGGCCAGGGTCCTTGAGCTGATGGTATCGGCGATTCAGGAGAGTCTTGGGAAGGGGGCCTGCTGCGGCGAAAGAGCCGGGGCGTTTATTGCAACCTATGAGTCCCGCTATGAGGAGCGGGCCTTTGCCATGGCGGATATCGGTTCCTCCCTCATCGACGACGGCGATGGGGTGTTGACCATGTGTTTCGCCGAGACTTCTTTTATCCTTACCATTGCTCTTGCCATGGAGCAGGGAAAACGTATAAAGGTGTACACCCCTGAAACCCGTCCCTATCTTCAGGGTGCACGATTGACTGCTCCCTGCCTCGAAGAGATAGGGGCCGATGTAACCCTCATTACCGATAACATGCCCGCTTACCTCATGAGCCAGGGCAAAATTCAGAAATACATGACCGCCGTGGACATTGCCGTGAGCGACGGCTGGGTCGCCAATAAAATCGGAACCTACCAAAATGCCATAAGCGCCGCATTCCATGGGATTCCGTATTTTCCCTTCTCAGGAGACCCGGACATGAGAAAGGTGGGACGGGATTCCATCATCATTGAGCGACGCGATCCCGAGGAAGTAAAACACCTTCGGGGCCTTGCAACTACTACCGATACGATGAAGGCCTATTATCCCGCCTTTGACATCGTGCCTCCCCACCTGATTGCCGGGATCATTACTCCCAAGGGGCTTATCTCTCCCTACCTACTGAAGCGTGTGTACGGGGAAGGGGAGAGCGCTCTGTGA
- a CDS encoding energy-coupling factor transporter transmembrane component T family protein, which produces MDMFLYMDLKTGIHRLDPRTKLLLMFLTFTVGVISKNIIILSATLLLVLLHGAAAKILSNLKRIKVVLLMISLFSLVIWAIAGKGGGERFLIFSLNGLFYGCMTAIRTNLMILAGMVFLSTTKIEEISEGLVKIHLPYRGAFAFSTAIRLVPMIVATSYTIIQAQKSRGLDLDSGNILEKIRKYAPLMIPTLVSVIRGTNVFSMALESKGFGYSEKRTNYLDLKMTWKDLLASCIGIVVVAVVAYIRFDAAAFHSLVSTFPWADYSL; this is translated from the coding sequence ATGGATATGTTTTTATATATGGATCTGAAGACAGGTATCCATCGTCTTGATCCGAGAACAAAATTGCTCTTGATGTTCCTCACCTTTACCGTCGGCGTCATATCAAAAAACATCATTATCTTGAGTGCGACACTCCTTCTCGTTTTGCTCCACGGAGCAGCAGCTAAAATTCTTTCCAATTTGAAGCGAATCAAGGTGGTCCTGCTGATGATAAGCCTCTTTTCCCTTGTCATCTGGGCCATCGCCGGAAAAGGGGGAGGAGAGCGTTTCCTCATCTTTTCTCTCAATGGTCTCTTTTACGGATGTATGACCGCCATTCGCACAAACCTCATGATCCTTGCCGGTATGGTGTTCCTCAGCACGACTAAAATTGAGGAAATCTCGGAGGGCTTGGTAAAGATTCACCTGCCGTATCGCGGGGCCTTTGCCTTTTCGACCGCCATCAGGCTGGTCCCGATGATTGTGGCGACCAGTTATACAATCATTCAGGCGCAGAAGTCCCGGGGATTAGATCTTGACTCCGGAAATATCCTGGAAAAGATTCGAAAATACGCTCCCTTGATGATTCCTACCCTGGTTTCGGTGATCAGGGGAACAAACGTTTTTTCCATGGCCCTTGAGTCAAAGGGGTTCGGTTATTCCGAAAAACGGACCAACTATCTTGATTTGAAAATGACGTGGAAGGATCTCCTCGCCTCTTGCATCGGTATTGTCGTTGTGGCGGTTGTTGCCTATATTCGTTTTGATGCTGCGGCGTTTCATTCCCTGGTTTCCACCTTCCCTTGGGCCGATTATTCTCTGTAG